The region CATGTCGGACTTGTTCCAGGAGCACAGAGTGAAGCGGACTTGCTAAGGCAATGGGGATAACTTCTTCCTGGAGGTTAGTGAAGTTACTCTGCTTTTTCATTGCGCTTGTCCTCTCTGTTCAGATCTTAGTGGACAGAGTAACACAGAGTAAACATCCGGCAGAGCCAAGTCCCCTCCCCGCGGAGGAGTACAGAGTCCTATCCCCTGAAACATACCGCTATCTTCTCAACCAGCCGTCTGTatgcaaagacaaaaagccCTTTCTGGTGTTTATGGTACCAGTTGCACCTCTGGAAGCTGCAGCAAGGGAAGCCATCAGAAAAACATGGGGTGCTCCAAGACAGGACACCCTTACCCTGTTCTATGTGGGCTTACCTGAGGAGGGACAGGGGTCAAGGAGCcagaaggagctggaggaggagagcaggaaaCACGCAGATATCATCCAGATGAACTTCCAGGACAGTTATCAGAACCTGACAATCAAgactatgatgatgatgaactgGCTGGCGACCCACTGTCCAAATGTCTCCTATGCCATGAAAGTGGACGCCGACATCTTTGTGAATGTGTTCTACCTCATGAGACGCCTGGGGGGCTCTCCCAGGCAGGGCTTCATCACCGGCTCAGTGATATGGGACGGCAAGCCAAGGCGGGACATCAACAGCAAGTGGTATGTGTCAGAGGAGCTGTACCCCGAGGACAGCTTCCCGCCTTATGTGTCTGGAGCCGGGTATGTGTTCTCTGCAGACCTGGCTGCCAGGATCTCCTGGGCATCCAGGTTTGTTGGGATGATCCCCCTGGAGGACGTCTATGTGGGTTTGTGTCTGCGTGTGCTGGGTGTCAGGCCCGTGTACTCCCGCAGCCTGCTCTTCCTCAGGAACCTGTTCCAAATCCAGAATCTGGAGTACGACAGGTGCACTTTTAACAAACTGCTCATCGCCAACGGCTTTAATCCGTCACAACTGCTGCACAGTTGGCAGG is a window of Labrus mixtus chromosome 5, fLabMix1.1, whole genome shotgun sequence DNA encoding:
- the LOC132973809 gene encoding beta-1,3-galactosyltransferase 2-like, with protein sequence MGITSSWRLVKLLCFFIALVLSVQILVDRVTQSKHPAEPSPLPAEEYRVLSPETYRYLLNQPSVCKDKKPFLVFMVPVAPLEAAAREAIRKTWGAPRQDTLTLFYVGLPEEGQGSRSQKELEEESRKHADIIQMNFQDSYQNLTIKTMMMMNWLATHCPNVSYAMKVDADIFVNVFYLMRRLGGSPRQGFITGSVIWDGKPRRDINSKWYVSEELYPEDSFPPYVSGAGYVFSADLAARISWASRFVGMIPLEDVYVGLCLRVLGVRPVYSRSLLFLRNLFQIQNLEYDRCTFNKLLIANGFNPSQLLHSWQDFSQGHSSC